In Ruegeria sp. YS9, the genomic window ACCTGTTCTGGCGCTGGAAATCCCTGCTGATTGTTGTTGGCGCATCCTTTATCACGGCGTCATTGCTCATCATGTACAGGCTTGTGGCTGCGCCTGACCAAATGGCCGGCATTATGCCACTTGAGGATTGGTACGTCGTTGCCTTGATGTTGGCTCCTTCAGGTTATGCCATTCAGGATGTCGTTGCTGACGCCATGACAGTCGAAGCAGTGCCGCAATCGGACCGAGACGGACGCGCGTTTATTCAGGACGAAGTTCGTGCCCGACACACCACCATGCAGACCCTCGGCAGGATTGCGATCATATCCGGGTTTGCAGGGGTCGCCGCGGTTAACATCTGGATTTTTTCGGGGGCGGAAAATCTGGAGAAAGCCGATCGTTTGGTTCTCTACGGTCGGGTCTATCTCATTGCCCTGGCTATCCCACTGTTGTCCGTCAGTGGAGTGGTTCTTCACGCTCTGATACAGCGTCGCCTCGTTCGTCGAGGACACCTTCTGCACAGACCAGATCAAACCACCGAAGTCAGGTGGCCGATACTGCTGGGCGGATTTGCGTTTGTTGTTCTCAGCATAGTGTTGGGAACCGCAAATTTTGCCTTCGCGCAAGAGACCGTTTTTGCGGTGTCGCTCACGGTTATTCTCTACCTCATGTCGCGTTTGCTGAGAGAGCTAGAGTCGAAACAGGCCAAAGTTCTGATCGGGACAGCAACTATCATTTTCGTTTTTCGAGCAGTTCCCTTGCCAGGACCGGGCCTGACCTGGTTCGAGATCGACGAGCTTGGGTTTGACGAACAGTTCCTGGCCATTCTAGCGCTTCTGACCTCACTACTTGCTCTGCTTGGCCTGATTATCCTCAGGCCGTTTATGGCAAGTCGTTCGATTGCGCAGGTTGTAGTGTTACTCACGATTGCCGCCGGAGTGTTGTCCCTGCCAAACCTTGCCTTGTACTACGGGGTGCATGAATGGACGGCCGCGCGCACAGGTGGGGTCGTGGATGCAAGGTTTATCGCCATTCTTGACACAGCCGTTGAGTCACCGCTGGGTCAGATCGCGATGGTCCCAATGTTGGCTTGGATCGCGCGCAACGCCCCAACACATCTGAAGGCTACCTTTTTTGCGGTCATGGCTTCGTTCACCAACATGGCATTGTCAGCAAGCAGTCTCGGTACAAAATACCTGAATCAGATCTTTACCGTTACCCGCGCGGTTACCGATCCCAGAACGGGTACAGTTGCCTCCGTCGCTGACTATAGCCATTTGGGGAACTTGCTGATTACCGTGGGCTTGATCTCTGTCATCATCCCACTGGCTGTGGTTTTTCTGGTGCAAAACTCGCCTTATCAGACGCCCGATTGAATATGCGGATCAATCGCTTTCATCGAGAAGTATCTTGAGGTGTGACACCGGAACGCCAATATTCGAGCCGCCAAATTCGGGTAAGATCGCGGCATTTATAGCAACCACCTCGCCGTTTCGGTTAAGGGCAGGTCCGCCGCTTCCGCCGGTTGTGGTTTCAGCATCATAAACGACTGCACCGGGACTGGTCTGGGCGACGATCCCCCGGCTGGCCAGAGGCCTGATCTTGTTCTGCTCTGAAAGGTGTTTTGCAATAGTCCAGAAATCGACAGCGCCGTCTCTCTCAAGCGTTTTCAGAAAATCCGGCCCAGCCTGCACAATCAAGGCCTTAAGGCCAGTCGGAAATCCAAGCAAGAAAACTTCTTCACCTGCTCGCGTCGGGTGAGGTGCCAGTGAAAGTCCAAGCCCTTGAACACGGTTCGCATCAACGGACAGAAGCGCCAGATCGGCCGTTTTGCTTGCCCTAAGCAATACCGCTTCCATTGGCTTGGATTGTTCTGGAAGATAAGCCAGCAGGCTAAGTATCTCTGCTTCAAGCCCTGCTGCCTTCAGGGCCTGCGCTCGATCCCCGGTCGTCCAGGGCAAGGCGACATGACGGTTGGTCACCAAAAGAGATGTGTCCTGCAATAGAAACCCGGTTCCGGTGAACTGAAATTCTGCCGGCGCGCCTTCCGCATCTGGCTCAATCCATGGTTTTCCGAATGGAGTTTTTAGTTTCTCCCCGTCCGGGCCAAGCACATGCCGCAGCAATTTGCCGCTTTCGGTCTGTCGCAATCCGTAAGCACCCTGGATAAAGGCAATAGATCGCGTCGAGGCTGTGATAACTCGCCTTGACGCACCAGCGCGTTCTTCCAAAGTGCCAAGGCGCTGCTCGGTGGAAATCACCTGGTTGTCAAACGCTTCTCTGAGCGCGACCAGATCATCCGCCGTCAGTGCATCTTCTCGCGTCTGCGTAAGCATGACAGCAACCGCCTCGATCTTGAGAGACTCCTGTTTAAGGCTGTCCGCCAGCTTCCGATCGTTCTGAAAAAGCAAATAGCCAAAGGCAAAGATCAGAAGAAGCACACCGATAACGGTAACCCTGAACAAAACCGTGGTTTGTGATGTCAGCCGACGCCCGCCTTCGCGCAGCGCACCGGACATTTTTCTGGCGAAGGGTCGTCGGCTGGAGCGCGCATACACATAAGCGTCACTTATTATGTCTTCGACCGTGTGATGTGCCGGGAATGAGTGGTCACACACCCTGTAGCGCGACATGGGCCCCTCTGCACCGAACTCAATCATGTCGCCATGCCCAAGAACTGCCGAAGCAGTTTTTTGACCATTGACCCAGATATCCCGGCCAGGCAAAGCGTTTAGCGCGTAACCGCCTTGCGACCACTGAATGGTTGCCACGTCTTCGTCATGCGGGGGCAAATCCTCTTTTCGCCTGAACTTCAGGATACGATCAGGACCCACCGAAGCAGCCAAAGCGTTGCCGACAAGCCAGGTAACGGTTCCGCGGGACGGCCCCGTCAAGCTCTCCAGAAATGCACGGACATCGCCCGTTTCACTTTCCACATCGCTTTTGTCCGGCGTCCGCATTGTCCATCTCAGTTCTCTAGCCCTATTGGCACATTATCATGCGCAGCAGTGAAACCGCTATGGTGGGCAATAATGTGCTCGTTTTAAGAACACCAAGGGTCCGCGCATGCTGCCCGGACCATGATGGTTGCGCGTGCGCCTCTATTGCTCCTATTTCGATGAGACCTTAATCTTCCGGCTGGGATCCTGAGGTTCTGTTTTCGGCATCGTGACGTGCAGGACGCCTTTGTCGAACGCAGCGGAAATCTCCTCGATATCGACTGCATCAGGCAGCGTCATTGTCCGAGTGAAACTGCCATAGCTTCTCTCGCTAACGCGCAGATCGCCTGTGTCATCATGCGTAACATTCTTCTGGCCCCGCAGCGTCAATCTACGGTCTTTGATTTCGACTTCGACATCGTCTTCTTCGAGACCCGGCAATTCCGCGGTGAGAATGATCGCTGTATCCGTTTCGTGGATGTCAATCGCCGGCGAAATCGCACCCGTCATGTCCAACGACGGGAAGCCCGTGCGTTGCGCGGCTGTTTCCAGCGGAAGGAATGGCGCTGCGCCCCCGAAAAAGCGCGACATCATGGATTCCATTTCGCGTCGAAAATTATCAGAGAGCGGATGTGTTCCGGCAAACAGTTGCGGGGTATTTTTATCTTCAAGCATTTTCTGATCCTCCTCTTTTGGTGCGATTGGGGGGAGGCGGTATTATTGCAAAAAAAGCGTCTAATTACCTTGATCTTGCGCAACCAAGCGTCCTCGGTATCGCGCCAAAAGGACAACCCGGCCGTATCAGTATTCCGAATGAAACAAGGCGCATTTCCAATCATACGTCCAAGCCAAGGGGCAAACTGATCTGGCTTTATTGCGCCAACGAGCGTCTGAAAAGTATCAGGCTTGACACCAGAAGGATTGCGCCCAGTAACGCCATCCATAGGAACTCTGGCCATACCGTTTCAAACCCAGCACCCTTGAAGATGATGGATTGGCTGGCGGACATGTAATGGCGGGACGGAAGGATCGATGTTCCGACCTGAAGCCAGTCGGGCTGCCCCTCGATCGGTGTCTCACCTCCCGACAGCATCAGCATCGGAAGGACAGTCAGCATTACCAATAGTGCGAACTGCGCCATTGAGCGTGCAATCGTTGCAAGAAATACCCCAAGTGCGGTTGCTGTGAAAAGAAACAGCGCGGTGCCAAAAAGAAACAACACCTTCGACCCCGCGATGTAGATCCCCAGGAAACCTTGCATAACAAAGGTCAGCGATAAGGCGGCCGCGACAAGAACCACCGCTGCGTTTGCCCAAATCTTGGCCATCGCAATGTCAAACGGGGTAAGCGGCATCGCAAGCAGATGTTCGATTGTGCCATGTTCACGCTCGCGGATCATCGCGGCACCGGTGAGGATCGTGGTCAGCCACATGATCTGGCCGATGAGCGCCACGATGCCGGCAAAACGAACGGTATCACGGTTGGGATTGAACGCACTGCGCATGATGATATCGACGGGCAATGACTCAGCCAGGTCCGCACCAATGGCAAAGCGACGGATATCGGCGTTGAGGATATTGATGATATAGTTTGCACCAATCCCAGCCTGTTCCATCGCCGTCGCATCAATCAGAACCTGAATTTCCGGCGTGCGCCCGGCGCGAACATCTTTCTCGAACCCTGGTGGCACCGCGACCACAAACAGGAAATGCCCGGCATCCATCTTTTCGGCTCCGGTACCCGGTGCGATCTGGACAACGGGTTGAAACTCCGGAGGGAAGAATGCCGTGGCAAGAGACCGTGAAAGGGGCGAGCCATCCTCATCGGCAAATGCAATGGAAGCATTGTTGACCGAGTTCGAAACCCCCGTCGCCTCCATCACGGGTGCCAGCGTGAATGACCAGACCAGCAGCGCCATCATCACCCAATCACGCCGAAGGCTCATCATTTCTTTCAAGCCAAGCCAGAAGATGCAGGACAACCGTTGCATTCATTTCTCCTGTGCTCGAAGTAAAAGGGCAGCGATCAACGTCAGCACCGGTCCGAAACAGGCCAGGGCCAGAAGATCAGGGGCAAGCGCATCCCAGCCCAGCCCTTTGGTGAAGGCGCCGACATTCAGATGCAGGAAATAGGATGACGGCCAGAGCGACCCGATTGTCTGCGCGCCGCCTTCAAGCGTTGACACCGGTTGTAACAACCCGGAGAACTGAATCGTAGGTACGACCGAGGCGATCGCGGTGGCGAAGGTAGCGGCCACCTGGCTTGAAGTCATGGTCGCAATGAGTAACCCATAGGATGTTGTAGCCCAGACATACAGCAACGCGCCGATTGCCAGAGGAACCGGGTTGCCTTTGAGCGGTACATCAAAAACCAAGACCGTCATTCCAGCCAAGAGCAGGAAATTGGCGAACGCGATTGCGATATAAGGGATTTGCTTGCCAACCAGAAACTCAAGCCGCGTCGTTGGCGTTGCATAGAAATTAGTGATTGTTCCCAACTCTTTTTCACGTGCGACGCTGACCGCCATCAGAACTGCCGGTAACATTATCAAAAGGATCGCAGGCATGGCCGGGGCCATTGCGGCAATACTCTCGAAACTCTGATTGTACCTGAAGCGTGGCTCGATACGGGCGATCTCGACCGGATGCACACCGTTTTGGCGGGCCATTGCCGCCAAAAAGGTATTGTGGAGCCCCGCCACATAGCCTTCTACAGTCTCGCCTTTGAACGGAATTGCGCCGTCCACAATTGCAAGCACGTCCGTTGCTTCAACAGAGCGGATCTTGCGCCCGAAATCAGGTGGGAGTTCGACAACCAGCGAGGCATCTCCTCGGGCCAGCCGTTCATGGCCCTCATCGATACTCGTCAGTGGCTGCGTTGGGTTGAAGTAGCGCGATCCTGAAATCTCTGCAATGTAGGCGCGGCTTTCTGGCCCCTGTGACAAATCCAGTACCGCGAAATCCAGTTCTTCGATGTCCAGCGTAATCCCATAGCAAAAGACCAGCATCAGGATCACCGAGCCCAGGAACGCAAACGCCAAACGCACGCGGTCGCGCAAAATCTCGATGGTTTCACGCCTCGTATATGCCAGTGTGCGCCTGATACCCCCGCCAGCGCTGTCATCAAGGGCATGAACCGATGCCTCAGGAGCTTTCACCGGTGCCGGAGGGTCAGCTGCCTTCAATACCGTGACAAATGCTTCTTCCAGACTGTCTACCTGTGCTCCGGCGATCAACTCATCCGGTGTTCCCTCAGCCAGAACACGGCCCGCGTGCATGAACGACACCCGATCACAGCGCTCTGCTTCGGCCATGAAGTGGGTCGAGACGAAAATCGTCACTTCTTCATCTCTCGAAAGCTCGATCAGCAACGCCCAAAACGAGTCGCGCGCCTCAGGGTCCACCCCCGAAGTTGGTTCATCCAGGATCAGTACGCGAGGTCGGTGGATCACAGCGACCGCCAGGGAGAGACGTTGCTTGATGCCAAGTGGCAGCGCCGTGGCCAGCATGTCCATATGTGCAATCAGGCCAAAACGTTCCGCCAGTTCATCGATACGTCTATCGCGGTCCGTGATCGCAAAGATGCGGGCATGTAGCTGGAGGTTCTGCCGAACGGTCAACTCGCCATAAAGCGAGAATGCCTGACTCATATAGCCAATCTCGCGACGCATCCTCAGGTCGCGTGCATCAACCGGCCTTCCGAACAACAGCGCCTCACCCTCACTTGCGGGCAGAAGACCTGTCAGCATTTTCATGGTAGTCGACTTGCCGCAGCCGTTCGACCCGAGGAAGCCGAAAATCTCACCACGGTTGATCGAGAATTCGACGTTATTGACTGCCGTGAAATCGCCAAAGTGCCGCGTCAATCCGCGTGCCGTGATCACCGGGTCTGCCTCACGGTGACGTGTAGGCGCTTTCCTTGGTGCGATCAGGGGATCTCCGTGCGCCTGCAACCGCCGGTAGGACGTTTCAAGATCGCTGGCTTCCCCCTTCAATTCTGCCGGAGAACCATGGAAAAGCATGCGCCCGGCATCCATCGCGACGATAAAGTCGAATTGTTCGGCTTCTTCCATATAAGCTGTCGAAACCAGTATGGAGAGGTCGGGTGTAGTCTCTCGGACCGCGTCGATCAGCGCCCAGAACTGACGCCGCGACAGTGGGTCGATGCCGGTGGTCGGCTCATCCAGAACCAAAAGCTTAGGGTCATGGATCAGTGCACAACACAGCCCAAGCTTCTGTTTCATGCCGCCCGAGAGTTTTCCCATCAGCCGATCAGAGAATGGCGCAAGCCCGGTTGCCGACAGCAATGCTACGATCCGGATGTCACGCTCCTGCTGCCCTTGTCCGAAGAGACGCGAAAAGAACTCAAGGTTCTCGCGCACCGACAATTCTGCATAGAGGTTCCGGCCCAACCCCTGCGGCATAAATGCGATCGCTGGGCAGATTTTGTGACGATGGGCACGGTCGTCGATCGAACCTCCAAGAACCTTGATCGTGCCGGATTGAAGCTTCTTCGCGCCGGTGATCAAACCCAAAAGCGTTGATTTGCCAACCCCGTCAGGCCCGATCAGCCCAATAAGCTGACCTACCGGCAGGTTAAGCGACAGGTTATCGAGTGCTGTCCGCTGGCGGTACTTATGCGTGACACCACTGACGCAGAAATCAGATGGGCCCGCCTGGGAATTCATTCGAACAGTTCGGGTGGAATCCGCCTTTCCAGATATTCCGGCCATACACTGTCAGAAGAAAGCCTGATCACAGCGATACCGCGAAGGCCAGTTTTCACATGTTCGATCCGTTCTGTGATCAGATCCTCAGGAATGCGAACCCGAACGCGAAAGACCAACTGTTCACGCTCGCTCAATGTCTCTACCTGCTTCGGAGTGAACTGGGCTTCGGGGGATACAAAAGTGACGGTTGCAGGAACGGCAAAATCCGGCAAGGCATCAAGTACGATGCGCGCCTCAGCCCCGATGGGCAGCAACCCCGCTTCGCGTGCGGGCAGGTACACGTCCATATAGACGTTCTCTAAGCTGAGAAGCGTAAGGATCGACTCACCCGCGCCAACAACTTCACCGGGCTCAGCCAGTCTGTAAAGAATGCGCCCTGGCATAGGGGCAACAAGCGAAGCATCCTCGATCTGGGCGGCGATCCGGCGCACTTCGGCTTCGGCAGCCGCGATCTGGCTGTCCGAGGTTGCAACCCGGGCCTTGGCGGCACCCAGAACGGCGTCGGCAACCTGAAATGCGGTTTCGCGATCTTCAAAGACTGTCATCGAAATGTTTTGACCGGCCAACAGTGCCTTTGCCCGTTCCAGTTCCTGCGCCGCGCGACGCTGTTGGCTTTCTCGTTGGACAACAACAGCCTCGGCTTCGGCCTTGGCTTGACGCGCCAATGCTACTTCGGCTTTGGCGCGATCAAGCGCTGCAGACAGTTCATCGGTGTCCATCTTGACCAACAGTTCACCCACAACAACCAAGTTGCCTTCTGCCGCCAAAACCTGTGCAACCCGCCCTGCGAAGGTGGGGGCAATTTCCACTTGTTCGGCCTCTATCCGTCCATTGCCCTGTACAAATCCAACTGGCAATTCACTGCTGTCTTCTGAAACGAATATGTACAACGCCGCACCTGCGAGAAGGAGCATTACGACGATCAGTATTGCGCGCACATTCTTTTTCATGATCTGGCGTACCGCGGTTAGAGCTACTAGGTGACGTTATCTCAAATCCCGCAAAACGCTTTGTTTTGGATCAAACAGAGCCCTTTAGACGGTTGTTCAGGCCAAACTCGGGTAGAAATCCGGCGCAGCAGTCTGATTGTTAACCCGCATCAATGGCTCAATGCGGATTTCACGACGTGACTTTAGATTTCGGTTGCGCCGAACTGACGGAATTGTTGCGCATGGGCAAGCATCACGCGGTCGAAACAAATGCCCAATTGTCCATCCATCGTGTCAAAGCACTTAAAAGTCACGCTTCCAGCGTGCGGATGAAACCAACACTGCATCAGTATTGCGGGTTGCCCCTGCTACTTCGGCAACATGAAAAACTCTTCCAGTACAATCTTTCCGTCTGCTACTGAATAAACTGCAATCTCACTCAAAGTGATACGTTGCCCAGTTTCCTTCTGCTTTACGTCAGCCTTATATCGCACACTGAAGCGGTTTGGGGGATGAACATAGGGGCCATCGACGTCAAATTCGATAATTTCATGAGTTGCCAGCCAATCCTCTCTTTTCCCTTTGATAGCATCACGGCCTTTGGTGATGCGAAACTGTCGAACCGGAGGCACAACCGCTTCTATGGATTGAGCGTTCTCGGCATACATTTCATCAACATTTGTAAGGCCCCTGCGATCACGCATCGCCTGAACAAATGTTCTTCCAATATCGACTAATTCTTCCATGATAGCCCTCATTTTAGGCATCAATTGTATCACATCTTGCCTTTTCCAATCTTGACGAGGATCAATGAATTTAGATGTTGGCGAAGAATCCAGTTCGGGAACGAGAGGGCAATTAGTGCAGTGGTAAAGAACGGCCCAATTCCCGGCACCGTCATCAGCCAATGCGCCATCTCCTTGCCTCGTGGACGGTGAGTCACCTCCGCATCCAACTCTCATATCTGACTGATCAACCGACTCGCATCCCGATCAGCGGACTTAGGCAAGCCTGTGCCGCTTCCCCTTGTGTTGCAACATCATGCGACAACCGATATCGACCACGAAGACAACTATGCTCCTGGCATCTAGACTATTGAGTGCAGGAAAAACTTGTTCTGGGCTGCACAATTAGACAACGCCTTCAAAACCAACTGAAACCGATCGTTTTGTTCTGGCGGGCGCAGTGATCGAAGAAGTGGGTCTTACCCTTTAGTAGCGCCAAGGTAAGCAAACCAGTAGGCCAAGGCGACTCCTCCCGCCCCGCCGACAATGTTGCCCAGAGTAACCCACAATAGATTGGTCGCCACTGAGAAAACCGGCACAGTTGCCCCCGCCGCCCAACCCTGCGGAAAGAAAAACATGTTCGCAATCGAATGCTCGAGTCCCAGCAACACAAAAGCAGTGACGGGCCACAAAACGGCGAGAACTTTGCCGGCAACGCTGCGGGCGGCAAAGGACAGCCATACAGCAAGGCATACCAACCCGTTGCACAGTGCGCCACGGGCGAAGGCCTCCATCGGTTCCAACCCCGCTTTGGCATCGGCTATCACCACGGCGGTATTGCCCATCGGCCCCTCGAGCAAGCCGGTCAGAGAGAAGGCCAACGCAAGCCCGAGGGCGCCCACGAAGTTTCCGGCGTAGACGATACCCCAGCTTCGAAACAGCAGTCGCAGTGGTATCTTGCGGTCGACCGCTGCGATCACCATCAAAACATTGCCGGTGAATAATTCTGCACCACCTGCGATCACCAGGATAAGGCCCAGGGAAAACACCGCGCCACCCAGAACGCGGATCGGCCCCGCAGCGCTGTCTGCGCCAGTAACCGCCATCGTATAGGCCGCTGCGCCAAACCCTATGAATGCCCCGGCCAGCATCGCAAGAACGAACACGGGTGCCAATGGCAACTTTGCCTTTGTGACCCCAGCAGTCTCAACTAATGTCGCAATTTCAGAGGGTTTATGAGCGTCGAACAGGCGCGGGGTGTTCATGTCGGGCTCCAAAGTTAGCACGGATTTACGTATCAGGGATTGTACAGTCTATCTTCTGACCTTGAACCAATGCACAAATAGGAAGGGGAAGTTCATCTGTTCCGCCACAGTTCGGGTAGTTTCGCCTAACACAGTTTGGTCGCCGGTCATCGCCACAGGCACCCATGACCTCTGTTTCAGCCTCCGTTTTCGTGCCACCGTCATGAAGCAGTGGATATCTGACTCCATTTTCACAGTCGGGAGTTCAGCGTCACGGGGTAGCCATCGAAACTTAATTCTGCCACGAGATTTCAATGCAAAGCTTATTGATCGTCATCGTTTTTGTGCCGATTGGGACCAAGTTTGAAATTTAGGCAACGGTCAAAACCGCACAAGTGGCATTCCGACTGATGCCTTGAGAGGTGCTCCCTTGAATCAGGCTACCAATGCTTCCCAATCCGCGGCGGCCCGTCACAATCAGGTCAGCATCGCATTGCTCGGCGCGTGCTATGATCTCGTCGACCGGATCACCGCGTTGGGTATGCGTTTGCGAAACCGTCTGATTGTACTCTTTGGCAATCTCTTTGCCCGCGGAAATGATCTTGTCTGCTGCCTGCTGAACCTCTTCGTCTGAAGGCATTGTCGTGACGGCGTGATAGCCAGCAACAGCGCCCATTGCGAAAGCCACGGTTTGCGGCTGAGGTGTATGGACAAGGTGAATTTGGGAGCCATATTTGCTTGAGATATCACAGGCAACGCGTAGAGCTGCTTCTGACGCCTCTGATCCATCCAAGCCAACCACAATTATTTTGAACATGCCGCACTCCCTCCTTTGTGAGGGGTCAGTATGAGTGAACTTGCAGCAACTAGCATTGACTCAAATCAACACTTTTCGCTGCAAATTCGAGCGTAGCCGTCCGTCCATTTCCAGAAGATTCACGGTAACCGAACAAATTTAATGACCGTTGGAGCTGCAAACTAGTCGCGCCAAAGGGGCGACAGCGTATTTTTACTGCAAAAAGCCTCCCGCAGGCACTGCTTTGTTCAAAGGGTGTTAATTTGGGTCCAATGATAAAGATCAAGAGTAATGGCGAGAAAATTGCTATTATGGGCGTGCTTTTCAGTCCCTTTGGCGAGGTTGGCAGCTTTCATACGACACGAAATTCAATCTAATTCCTGAGGATAACGACTATGCAGCCCTCCCCGCCTTGGATTCGCCCAGCTGCAATAGCCGCGGCATTCTTCGGTCTCCTGACAATATTCTCCGGCGGAACGGCCCTGTTTGGGGGTGCCGCCGCTAAAGCAGCAGTTGGAGATGCAGTTCCACTCGTGCTTTGGTTCAATTTTCTGGCTGGATTTGTCTATTTGCTTGGTGCAATCGCGCTCTTTAAATCAACAACCTGGGCAACTCGAATTGCCTGGGTGATAGGCTTATCAACACTACTTGTGTTCGCTGTTCTGATATTAGTGGCACTGTTTGGAACGCCGTTTGAATGGCGAACCGTCGGTGCAATGACCATACGCACTGGATTTTGGCTGGCGATAGCTGTCGCGCTTTCCAGAACCGCATGAGCCGACCAAACGACGCCGCACCCGCGTCCAAAAAACTTGGCAAGACAGTCACTTTTGATTGAGATCAAGGGCTGAAGCGAACGGTTTCGGCATAGTTGGCGCGCTTTTCGGATCGATTTACGGGAGGATCGAAATGACAGTGCTGATTGCCTACGGCACCGTTGAAGGTCAGACTGCCAAGATTGCTCGTTTTATCAACGATGTCACAAGAAAAGCCGGCTACGATACAATACTGATCAACACCGGAGACCAGATACGACACGTGTCCCTGACAGGTGTGGACAGGGTCATTCTTGCGGCTCCTGTCCATGAACGCCGGCACCCCAAGCTATTCGAAGCGTTTGTTGAAACGCATAGAGACGCGCTTGCGTCCCGGAAGTCGCTAGGGTCAGGACGCATTGATTTCCCGCGCATGACGTGATTCACGGCCCCAAAAACGGAGCGGTGATATGAGCGACCTTTACTGGCTGAGCGATGAGCAGATGGCCAAGCTTACCCCTTTTTTCCCGAAGTCGCACGGCAAGCCACGTGTCGATGACAAGCGCGTCCTGAGTGGGATTATCTTCATCAATCGCAATGGTTTGCGCTGGCGTGACGCTCCTGCCGCCTATGGTCCGCACAAGACGCTCTACAGCCGCTGGAAGCGCTGGAGCGAGAAAGGCATCTTTGCGCGGATGATGGCGGGTCTGGCCGCCGAACACGGCGAACAGAAGACCGTGATGATCGACGCGACCTACCTCAAGGCCCATCGAACAGCGACCAGTCTGGCCGCGAAAAAGGGGGGCGTGGGCGCCTGATCGGTCGAACCAAAGGCGGCATGAACACCAAACTGCACGCCATCTGCGATAGCCAAGGCCGCCCACTCAACCTGTTCGTCACCGCCGGTCAGGTCAGCGACTACATCGGTGCGCGGGCGTTGCTCAGCAGCCTGCCAAAGGTCGACTGGCTGCTCGGGGATCGCGGTTACGATGCCGATTGGTTCCGGGAAGCGTTGCAAGACAAAGGGATACGCGCCTGCATCCCTGGACGAAAGCAGCGCAAGAAAGCCGTCAGATACGATAAGCGTCGATACAAACGCCGAAACCGGATCGAGATCATGTTCGGCAGGCTGAAGGATTGGCGGCGCGTGGCAACCCGCTACGACCGTTGCCCAAAGGTCTTCCTCTCTGCCATCGCTCTGGCCGCGCTCGTCATCTACTGGTTATGAATCCTGACCCTAGTCTCTTTCAGTGCGCACGACACAAAGCAAAAAGTCGTGACAAACGAGTTTTCGAGCCGACCTTGGATTACCTCAGTTGATTTTCATTTTCTCTACCCCATTCCTTTTTTGACCATGTTGTCATGTGCATAGCGTTCACGTTTTCTCTGAAGGATACCGTTCAGGGTAGAGCTCCTCGACCGGCACTCCAAGCTTACCGGCGATGGCGGCTTCGATACGTGCGGAACGTCGATAGCCCTGTGAAACAACAGTTACAGAGGAATGGGTGACCCC contains:
- a CDS encoding trypsin-like peptidase domain-containing protein, giving the protein MRTPDKSDVESETGDVRAFLESLTGPSRGTVTWLVGNALAASVGPDRILKFRRKEDLPPHDEDVATIQWSQGGYALNALPGRDIWVNGQKTASAVLGHGDMIEFGAEGPMSRYRVCDHSFPAHHTVEDIISDAYVYARSSRRPFARKMSGALREGGRRLTSQTTVLFRVTVIGVLLLIFAFGYLLFQNDRKLADSLKQESLKIEAVAVMLTQTREDALTADDLVALREAFDNQVISTEQRLGTLEERAGASRRVITASTRSIAFIQGAYGLRQTESGKLLRHVLGPDGEKLKTPFGKPWIEPDAEGAPAEFQFTGTGFLLQDTSLLVTNRHVALPWTTGDRAQALKAAGLEAEILSLLAYLPEQSKPMEAVLLRASKTADLALLSVDANRVQGLGLSLAPHPTRAGEEVFLLGFPTGLKALIVQAGPDFLKTLERDGAVDFWTIAKHLSEQNKIRPLASRGIVAQTSPGAVVYDAETTTGGSGGPALNRNGEVVAINAAILPEFGGSNIGVPVSHLKILLDESD
- a CDS encoding Hsp20/alpha crystallin family protein, which translates into the protein MLEDKNTPQLFAGTHPLSDNFRREMESMMSRFFGGAAPFLPLETAAQRTGFPSLDMTGAISPAIDIHETDTAIILTAELPGLEEDDVEVEIKDRRLTLRGQKNVTHDDTGDLRVSERSYGSFTRTMTLPDAVDIEEISAAFDKGVLHVTMPKTEPQDPSRKIKVSSK
- a CDS encoding ABC transporter permease gives rise to the protein MQRLSCIFWLGLKEMMSLRRDWVMMALLVWSFTLAPVMEATGVSNSVNNASIAFADEDGSPLSRSLATAFFPPEFQPVVQIAPGTGAEKMDAGHFLFVVAVPPGFEKDVRAGRTPEIQVLIDATAMEQAGIGANYIINILNADIRRFAIGADLAESLPVDIIMRSAFNPNRDTVRFAGIVALIGQIMWLTTILTGAAMIREREHGTIEHLLAMPLTPFDIAMAKIWANAAVVLVAAALSLTFVMQGFLGIYIAGSKVLFLFGTALFLFTATALGVFLATIARSMAQFALLVMLTVLPMLMLSGGETPIEGQPDWLQVGTSILPSRHYMSASQSIIFKGAGFETVWPEFLWMALLGAILLVSSLILFRRSLAQ
- the rbbA gene encoding ribosome-associated ATPase/putative transporter RbbA, with protein sequence MNSQAGPSDFCVSGVTHKYRQRTALDNLSLNLPVGQLIGLIGPDGVGKSTLLGLITGAKKLQSGTIKVLGGSIDDRAHRHKICPAIAFMPQGLGRNLYAELSVRENLEFFSRLFGQGQQERDIRIVALLSATGLAPFSDRLMGKLSGGMKQKLGLCCALIHDPKLLVLDEPTTGIDPLSRRQFWALIDAVRETTPDLSILVSTAYMEEAEQFDFIVAMDAGRMLFHGSPAELKGEASDLETSYRRLQAHGDPLIAPRKAPTRHREADPVITARGLTRHFGDFTAVNNVEFSINRGEIFGFLGSNGCGKSTTMKMLTGLLPASEGEALLFGRPVDARDLRMRREIGYMSQAFSLYGELTVRQNLQLHARIFAITDRDRRIDELAERFGLIAHMDMLATALPLGIKQRLSLAVAVIHRPRVLILDEPTSGVDPEARDSFWALLIELSRDEEVTIFVSTHFMAEAERCDRVSFMHAGRVLAEGTPDELIAGAQVDSLEEAFVTVLKAADPPAPVKAPEASVHALDDSAGGGIRRTLAYTRRETIEILRDRVRLAFAFLGSVILMLVFCYGITLDIEELDFAVLDLSQGPESRAYIAEISGSRYFNPTQPLTSIDEGHERLARGDASLVVELPPDFGRKIRSVEATDVLAIVDGAIPFKGETVEGYVAGLHNTFLAAMARQNGVHPVEIARIEPRFRYNQSFESIAAMAPAMPAILLIMLPAVLMAVSVAREKELGTITNFYATPTTRLEFLVGKQIPYIAIAFANFLLLAGMTVLVFDVPLKGNPVPLAIGALLYVWATTSYGLLIATMTSSQVAATFATAIASVVPTIQFSGLLQPVSTLEGGAQTIGSLWPSSYFLHLNVGAFTKGLGWDALAPDLLALACFGPVLTLIAALLLRAQEK